A single region of the Marmota flaviventris isolate mMarFla1 chromosome 10, mMarFla1.hap1, whole genome shotgun sequence genome encodes:
- the Hpdl gene encoding 4-hydroxyphenylpyruvate dioxygenase-like protein, which produces MAVHARRLCHIAFQVAAGQPLARDLQCLFGFQPLAVREAGGWRQLALRSGDAVFLVNEGAGPGEPLYGLDPHHAVPSATNLCFDVDDASTAAQVLASRGCRVPVPPVNVRDAQGAATYAVVSSPAGNLSLTLLERAGYQGPFLPGFGPVPSKPEAGWVSHVDHLTLACTPGSSPRLRRWFQDCLGFHHLPLNPGEDPELGLEVVAESGDGGLRLMALQTPPGSIVPTLVLAESLPGATYRQDQVEQFLVRHRGPGLQHVGLYTPNIMEASEGMALAGGRLLTPPEAYYQQPGKEKQILAAGLKPGVLARQGILLDGDKGKFLLQVFTKSLFAEDTFFLELIQRQGATGFGQDNIRALWQSIQEEAARSQKA; this is translated from the coding sequence ATGGCCGTGCACGCCCGCCGCCTGTGTCACATCGCCTTCCAAGTGGCGGCCGGGCAGCCCCTAGCCCGGGATCTGCAGTGCCTCTTTGGCTTCCAGCCCCTGGCGGTGCGGGAAGCAGGTGGCTGGCGGCAACTGGCCCTACGCAGCGGAGACGCCGTCTTTCTGGTGAATGAGGGTGCGGGACCCGGGGAGCCGCTGTACGGTCTAGACCCACATCATGCTGTGCCCAGCGCCACGAACTTGTGTTTCGATGTGGACGATGCGAGCACAGCCGCCCAAGTGCTGGCGTCCCGGGGCTGTCGTGTGCCGGTGCCCCCAGTTAACGTGCGGGATGCTCAGGGCGCCGCCACCTACGCTGTGGTCAGCTCGCCGGCTGGCAACCTCAGCCTGACGTTGCTGGAGCGTGCCGGCTATCAAGGGCCCTTCCTACCGGGCTTCGGACCGGTGCCCTCCAAGCCCGAAGCAGGTTGGGTCAGCCACGTGGACCACTTGACCTTGGCTTGCACCCCCGGCAGCTCCCCAAGACTTAGGCGCTGGTTCCAGGACTGCCTGGGCTTTCACCACTTGCCGTTGAACCCAGGGGAGGATCCCGAGCTGGGCCTCGAAGTGGTAGCTGAGTCGGGGGATGGGGGGCTGCGGCTCATGGCCCTGCAGACTCCACCCGGCAGCATTGTCCCCACCCTTGTGCTGGCCGAGTCTCTGCCGGGGGCTACCTATAGACAGGACCAGGTGGAGCAGTTTCTGGTTCGGCACAGGGGGCCGGGCCTGCAGCACGTAGGACTGTATACGCCCAACATCATGGAGGCCAGTGAGGGTATGGCTTTGGCCGGAGGCCGGCTCCTGACACCTCCGGAAGCATACTACCAGCAGCCAGGCAAAGAAAAGCAGATCCTAGCTGCGGGGCTCAAACCTGGCGTTCTGGCCCGACAGGGAATACTGCTAGATGGAGATAAAGGCAAGTTTCTGCTTCAGGTCTTCACCAAGTCCCTCTTTGCTGAGGATACCTTCTTCTTGGAGCTGATTCAGAGGCAAGGGGCCACAGGGTTTGGCCAGGACAACATTCGAGCACTGTGGCAATCCATACAAGAGGAAGCTGCCAGGAGCCAGAAAGCCTGA